The following are from one region of the Vicinamibacterales bacterium genome:
- a CDS encoding response regulator transcription factor produces the protein MAKLRIILGDDHTIVRHGLRKILEERRDWEVVAEAGNGRDAVRKVLDLVPDIAVLDIGMPQLNGIEATRQIVRRAPAVRVLILSMHADEAYITQALQAGAKGYLLKDSADTDLIRAVTDVADGRSFFSPAVAKVMLDDYVRHLADKGIADRYEALSEREREIFQLIAEGHSNKGIADLLSISPTTVETHRARILQKLDLHSTAEIVLYAVRRGVIS, from the coding sequence CTGGCTAAGCTCCGCATCATCCTCGGCGACGATCACACGATCGTCCGTCACGGCCTGCGCAAGATCCTCGAGGAGCGGCGTGACTGGGAGGTCGTGGCCGAAGCCGGCAACGGCCGCGATGCGGTCAGGAAGGTGCTCGACCTGGTGCCCGACATCGCCGTGCTGGACATCGGCATGCCGCAGCTGAACGGCATCGAGGCGACCCGGCAGATCGTGCGGCGCGCGCCGGCGGTGCGCGTGCTGATTCTCAGCATGCACGCCGACGAGGCGTACATCACGCAGGCGCTGCAGGCGGGGGCGAAAGGCTACCTGCTCAAAGACTCCGCGGACACCGACCTGATCCGCGCCGTCACCGACGTGGCCGACGGCCGCTCGTTCTTCAGTCCGGCGGTTGCGAAAGTGATGCTGGACGACTACGTGCGGCATCTCGCCGACAAAGGCATCGCCGATCGCTACGAAGCGCTCTCCGAGCGGGAACGGGAGATCTTTCAGCTGATCGCCGAGGGGCACAGCAACAAGGGCATCGCCGATCTGCTGTCGATCAGCCCCACCACCGTCGAGACCCACCGCGCCCGCATCCTGCAGAAGCTCGATCTCCACAGCACGGCGGAGATCGTCCTGTACGCGGTGCGGCGCGGCGTCATCTCCTAG
- a CDS encoding sensor histidine kinase, with protein MISTIRAAMFAGFGLVAGIWLFAGYYFATRMAELERRSADISARYTRAQDLLTTVRGHVLMGSVYVRDALLDPNPATAEQYRHQLEESYHTAAEALKGYVPVIDEPGEQIRIERLRRELNEFRRTLFEVLSTDNREWPAEARNLLRRRIMPRREVVMHISEEVQALNRSAFVQQQEDIASLYRATQRRVWETVGLALAASVAIALVATLYAGRLEERLKRQRERDVETARDLQRLSSQLLTAQEEERRSIARELHDEVGQVLTAIKVELALAQRSAEAAGVNVDGLNDARKIAEGALHTVRDLSRLLHPSMLDDLGLPATIDWYLKGFGRRHGVRIELLQDGMSERLAPETEAGIYRIVQEALTNVAKHAQATTCRVFLQRLTHSVLVTIEDDGVGFRPDQVGAPGASRGIGLVGIRERVAQLRGDLRLESGPGKGTRLTVEVPVDTGAMEALAG; from the coding sequence GTGATCTCCACGATCCGTGCCGCCATGTTCGCGGGATTCGGCCTGGTCGCGGGAATCTGGCTGTTCGCCGGGTACTACTTCGCCACCCGCATGGCCGAGCTCGAGCGTCGCTCGGCGGACATCAGCGCCCGCTACACCCGCGCGCAGGACCTGCTGACCACCGTTCGCGGCCACGTGCTGATGGGCTCGGTCTACGTGCGCGACGCGCTGCTCGACCCCAATCCGGCAACCGCCGAGCAGTACCGCCACCAGCTCGAGGAGAGCTATCACACCGCCGCCGAGGCATTGAAGGGCTACGTGCCGGTCATCGACGAGCCGGGAGAGCAGATTCGCATCGAGCGCCTGCGCCGCGAGCTGAACGAGTTCCGCCGGACGCTGTTCGAAGTGCTGTCGACCGACAACCGCGAATGGCCGGCCGAGGCGCGCAACCTGCTGCGGCGGCGCATCATGCCGCGGCGCGAAGTCGTCATGCACATCTCGGAGGAGGTGCAGGCGCTCAACCGCAGCGCCTTCGTTCAGCAGCAGGAAGACATCGCCTCGCTGTACCGCGCGACGCAGCGCCGCGTCTGGGAGACGGTGGGGCTCGCGCTGGCGGCGAGCGTCGCCATCGCACTGGTCGCGACGCTCTACGCCGGCCGGCTCGAGGAGCGGCTCAAGCGGCAGCGCGAACGCGACGTCGAGACGGCGCGCGACCTGCAGCGGCTCTCGTCGCAGCTGCTGACCGCGCAGGAAGAAGAACGGCGCAGCATCGCCCGGGAGCTGCACGATGAGGTCGGGCAGGTGCTCACCGCGATCAAAGTGGAGCTCGCGCTGGCGCAGCGCTCGGCGGAGGCCGCCGGCGTCAACGTGGACGGGCTCAACGACGCGCGCAAGATCGCGGAAGGGGCGCTCCACACCGTGCGCGACCTGTCACGGCTCCTGCATCCCTCGATGCTCGACGATCTCGGCCTGCCGGCGACGATCGACTGGTACCTGAAGGGCTTCGGACGGCGGCACGGCGTGCGCATCGAGCTGCTCCAGGACGGCATGAGCGAGCGGCTCGCGCCGGAGACCGAAGCGGGGATCTACCGAATCGTCCAGGAAGCCTTGACCAACGTCGCCAAGCACGCGCAGGCCACCACCTGCCGCGTCTTCCTCCAGCGCCTGACCCATTCGGTGCTGGTGACGATCGAGGACGACGGGGTGGGTTTCAGGCCGGATCAAGTCGGCGCGCCCGGCGCCTCGCGGGGCATCGGCCTCGTCGGCATCCGCGAGCGCGTCGCTCAGCTGCGCGGCGACCTGCGGCTCGAGAGCGGTCCGGGGAAAGGCACCCGGCTCACCGTGGAAGTGCCCGTCGACACGGGCGCGATGGAGGCGCTCGCTGGCTAA
- a CDS encoding trehalose-6-phosphate synthase has translation MTVWNPRWLKTALRKHFDGQQLIVVANREPCVHELEPDGSIAVRHPISGLVTALDPVLRATGGTWIAHGSGSADRATVDRSDRLRVGDAGASYTLRRVWLTRGEERGYYHGFSNGALWPLCHLAFESPRFTRSDWRHYQGVNRRFADAVVAEAHGPRPIVLVQDYHFALLPALVRERLPNATIVAFWHIPWPNAARFSRLPQGEALVEGLLGSDIVGFQTPDHARAFLECVEPLADAPVNRRSGVVQRPHGAASVRTYPISIEWPSRWAAVSPSIEQCRRIVRTELGIDEDAPMMLAVDRLDYTKGIEERLAAIRRLLARGNATVARPVFVQVAAPSRTRLERYQQLGERVRAQAAAINERFGDGAYQPVILIERHLEPCDVFRLYRAADACHVNSLDDGMNLVAKEFVAARDDEQGVLLLSRFAGAARDLPDALLINPCDIDNVADAIADALTLPHAEQSRRMRAMRWHVADRNVFRWAGELLLDAASVRGLRAGEGPVAAIV, from the coding sequence ATGACCGTCTGGAATCCCCGCTGGCTCAAGACCGCGCTGCGCAAACACTTCGACGGACAGCAATTGATCGTCGTGGCCAACCGCGAGCCGTGCGTGCACGAGCTCGAGCCGGACGGGTCGATCGCCGTCCGGCATCCGATCAGCGGTCTCGTCACGGCGCTGGATCCCGTCCTGCGCGCCACCGGCGGAACGTGGATCGCGCACGGCTCCGGTTCGGCCGATCGGGCGACAGTGGATCGATCCGACCGGCTCCGCGTCGGCGACGCCGGCGCCAGCTACACGCTGCGCCGCGTCTGGCTGACCCGCGGCGAGGAGCGCGGCTACTATCACGGCTTCTCGAACGGCGCGCTGTGGCCGCTCTGCCACCTGGCCTTCGAGAGCCCGCGGTTCACCCGCTCCGACTGGCGCCATTATCAGGGGGTCAACCGGCGCTTCGCTGACGCGGTGGTCGCGGAGGCCCACGGGCCGCGGCCGATCGTTCTCGTCCAGGACTACCACTTCGCGCTGCTGCCCGCGCTCGTCCGCGAGCGGCTGCCGAACGCGACGATCGTGGCGTTCTGGCACATTCCATGGCCCAACGCGGCGCGCTTCAGCCGCCTGCCGCAGGGCGAGGCGCTCGTCGAAGGTCTCCTCGGCAGCGACATCGTCGGCTTCCAGACCCCCGATCACGCGCGCGCGTTCCTGGAGTGCGTGGAACCGCTCGCAGACGCGCCGGTGAATCGGCGGAGCGGCGTGGTGCAGCGCCCGCACGGCGCGGCGTCGGTGCGGACGTATCCGATCTCGATCGAATGGCCCAGCCGCTGGGCGGCCGTGTCGCCGTCGATCGAACAGTGCCGGCGGATCGTGCGAACGGAGCTCGGGATCGACGAAGACGCGCCGATGATGCTCGCCGTCGACCGGCTCGATTACACCAAGGGCATCGAGGAGCGCCTCGCGGCGATCCGCCGGCTGCTCGCGCGCGGCAACGCGACGGTCGCGCGCCCCGTGTTCGTGCAGGTCGCGGCTCCGAGCCGCACGCGCCTCGAACGCTACCAGCAGCTCGGCGAACGCGTCCGCGCGCAGGCTGCGGCGATCAACGAGCGATTCGGCGACGGCGCCTACCAGCCGGTGATCCTGATCGAGCGCCACCTCGAGCCGTGCGACGTGTTCCGTCTGTATCGCGCCGCCGACGCCTGTCACGTCAACAGCCTGGACGACGGGATGAACCTGGTGGCCAAGGAGTTCGTCGCGGCGCGCGACGACGAGCAAGGGGTGCTGCTGCTCAGCAGGTTCGCCGGCGCCGCGCGCGACCTGCCGGACGCGCTGCTGATCAATCCATGCGACATCGACAACGTCGCCGACGCGATCGCCGACGCCCTGACACTGCCTCACGCCGAACAGTCCCGGCGGATGCGCGCCATGCGGTGGCATGTTGCTGACAGAAATGTATTCAGGTGGGCGGGAGAGCTGCTGCTCGATGCCGCCTCCGTCCGCGGGCTGCGGGCCGGGGAAGGCCCGGTTGCCGCGATCGTGTGA
- a CDS encoding helical backbone metal receptor: protein MAAHLEALIPAVLAAAFVLLSPGSVGQAAGGGRPPAAATRIISLVPAVTEMLYAIGAGGRVVAVSSYDTYPPEVKPLPRVGALLDPNVERILSLEPDLVVVYGSQDDLKTQLARAGIGVFDYRHAGLADVTTTIRALGARTGDAAGARALADRIERGLREIRARVQGRPRPRTLLVFGRERLALRGLYASGAIGFLNDMLETAGGANVFADVRLQAVQASTEQIIARRPEVILEIRAANSAFPTGDRDAELNVWTALAAVPAVRNRRVHFLFDDRIVIPGPRVVEGTEAIARVLHAPVFAGAGAGRER, encoded by the coding sequence ATGGCTGCTCATCTCGAAGCGCTGATTCCTGCCGTCCTCGCGGCGGCGTTCGTGCTGCTCTCGCCGGGGAGCGTCGGCCAGGCGGCCGGCGGCGGCCGTCCGCCCGCGGCGGCCACGCGCATCATCTCGCTGGTCCCCGCGGTGACGGAGATGCTCTACGCCATCGGTGCCGGCGGACGCGTGGTCGCGGTCAGCAGCTATGACACCTATCCGCCGGAGGTGAAGCCGCTCCCGCGCGTGGGCGCGCTGCTCGATCCGAACGTCGAGCGCATCCTGTCGCTCGAGCCCGATCTGGTCGTCGTCTACGGCAGCCAGGACGACCTCAAGACGCAGCTGGCCCGTGCCGGCATCGGTGTGTTCGATTACCGTCACGCCGGCCTGGCGGACGTCACGACGACGATCCGCGCCCTCGGGGCGCGCACCGGCGACGCCGCGGGCGCGCGGGCTCTCGCCGATCGGATCGAGCGCGGCCTGCGCGAGATCCGGGCGCGCGTGCAGGGGCGGCCGCGCCCGCGCACGCTGCTCGTATTCGGACGCGAGCGCCTGGCGCTGCGCGGGTTGTACGCGAGCGGCGCGATCGGCTTCCTCAACGACATGCTGGAAACCGCGGGCGGCGCGAACGTGTTCGCGGACGTGAGGCTGCAGGCGGTACAGGCGAGCACCGAGCAGATCATCGCAAGGCGTCCAGAGGTGATCCTGGAGATCCGAGCCGCGAACAGCGCGTTTCCGACCGGCGACCGCGACGCCGAGCTGAACGTCTGGACCGCCCTCGCCGCCGTTCCCGCCGTGCGCAATCGCCGCGTCCACTTCCTGTTCGACGATCGCATCGTCATTCCGGGCCCGCGGGTCGTCGAGGGCACCGAAGCGATCGCGCGGGTGCTGCACGCGCCCGTGTTCGCCGGGGCGGGCGCCGGGCGCGAGCGATGA
- a CDS encoding iron ABC transporter permease: MTLRARFARTVAGFGVLAAAAVLTAPLVGPTAVDFRRVFDMSIPFADNPDAQIFFIARLPRTLAGASVGALFAAAGVVFQGLLRNPLATPFTLGVSTGAALGAILAITFNWSAGIAGLSAVPVAAFAGSLMAVAIVYALAQARHRGLSTTVLLLAGVTMNAFFSAMILFVQYFASFADTYRTLRWLMGDLDVSSYQPLIAAAPTAALALGAFAWLARPLNLLSLGPDSAESRGLDVTRAQRTAFFSASLATGAAVSIGGPIGFIGIIVPHLVRLLVGPDHRLVLPASALFGAAFLVGCDVIARTILAPVELPVGIITALIGGPFFLWLLISKR, translated from the coding sequence ATGACGCTCCGGGCACGCTTCGCGCGGACGGTGGCTGGATTCGGCGTCCTCGCGGCTGCCGCGGTGCTCACCGCGCCGCTCGTCGGCCCGACGGCGGTGGACTTCCGGCGCGTCTTCGACATGTCGATCCCTTTCGCCGACAATCCGGACGCGCAGATCTTCTTCATCGCCCGGCTGCCGCGAACCCTGGCCGGGGCGAGCGTGGGCGCGCTGTTCGCCGCCGCCGGCGTCGTCTTCCAGGGGCTGCTGCGGAATCCGCTGGCGACGCCGTTCACGCTGGGCGTCTCGACGGGGGCGGCCCTCGGCGCCATTCTCGCGATCACCTTCAACTGGTCGGCGGGAATCGCCGGCCTGTCCGCCGTGCCCGTCGCCGCCTTCGCCGGCTCGCTGATGGCGGTCGCCATCGTCTACGCCCTGGCGCAGGCGCGTCATCGCGGGCTGTCGACGACGGTGCTGCTGCTCGCCGGCGTGACGATGAATGCGTTCTTCTCGGCGATGATCCTCTTCGTGCAGTACTTCGCCAGCTTCGCCGATACCTACCGGACGCTGCGCTGGCTGATGGGGGACCTCGACGTGAGCAGCTATCAGCCGCTGATCGCCGCGGCGCCGACGGCGGCGCTCGCGCTGGGAGCGTTCGCCTGGCTGGCCCGGCCGCTGAATCTGCTGTCGCTCGGCCCGGACAGCGCGGAGTCGCGCGGCCTCGACGTGACGCGGGCGCAGCGGACGGCATTCTTCAGCGCCTCGCTGGCGACCGGCGCGGCGGTGTCGATCGGCGGGCCGATCGGATTCATCGGCATCATCGTTCCGCACCTGGTGCGCCTGCTCGTCGGGCCGGATCACCGGCTCGTGCTCCCCGCCTCCGCCCTCTTCGGAGCCGCCTTCCTCGTCGGCTGCGACGTCATCGCGCGCACGATCCTCGCGCCGGTGGAGCTGCCGGTCGGCATCATCACGGCGCTGATTGGAGGTCCCTTCTTCCTATGGCTGCTCATCTCGAAGCGCTGA
- a CDS encoding ABC transporter ATP-binding protein: MLRASDVWFAYDRTQVLRGVGLAVPAGAIVGILGPNGSGKTTLLRVLAGTRRPQRGSVTLDGAPLTSFSRAGLARRMAAVPQETHLAFDYTVAEVAMMGRYPHLGAFEIEGPSDVAVTEEMLAATGTLHLKERLFATLSGGEKQRVVIAAALAQIETRRGAGKEADGGLLLLDEPTASLDLKYQLEIAALLRRLHDERGLTILISTHDLGLAGTLCEALLMIRGGEVVADGDTDRVLSAPNIRAVFDVDAEVIQRSGRRIVVPLR; the protein is encoded by the coding sequence ATGCTGCGGGCCTCTGACGTCTGGTTCGCGTACGACCGGACCCAGGTGCTCCGCGGCGTCGGCCTCGCCGTGCCGGCGGGGGCGATCGTCGGCATTCTCGGGCCGAACGGTTCCGGCAAGACGACGCTGCTGCGGGTGCTCGCCGGCACGCGGCGCCCGCAGCGCGGCAGCGTCACACTGGACGGGGCGCCGCTGACGTCGTTCTCGCGCGCGGGGCTGGCCCGCCGCATGGCCGCGGTGCCGCAGGAGACGCATCTCGCGTTCGATTACACGGTCGCCGAGGTGGCGATGATGGGGCGGTACCCGCACCTCGGCGCCTTCGAAATCGAGGGACCGTCGGACGTGGCGGTGACCGAGGAGATGCTGGCCGCCACGGGGACGCTGCACCTGAAGGAACGGCTGTTCGCGACGCTCAGCGGAGGCGAGAAGCAGCGCGTGGTCATTGCCGCGGCGCTCGCGCAGATCGAGACGCGTCGCGGGGCCGGGAAAGAGGCCGACGGCGGACTCCTCCTCCTCGACGAGCCCACGGCGTCGCTCGATCTGAAGTATCAGCTCGAGATTGCGGCGCTGCTGCGGCGGCTGCACGACGAGCGCGGCCTGACGATCCTGATCTCGACGCACGATCTCGGCCTGGCGGGCACGCTGTGCGAGGCGCTGCTGATGATTCGCGGCGGGGAGGTCGTCGCCGACGGCGACACCGATCGCGTGCTGAGCGCGCCGAACATCCGCGCCGTGTTCGACGTGGACGCCGAGGTCATCCAGCGATCCGGCAGGCGGATCGTGGTCCCGCTGCGATGA
- a CDS encoding TonB-dependent receptor, which produces MHAVRRPAVSALSALVVSLSVSLFFPAAQSPIPSPRSPIPSPQSPISGVVVDDAGRPVPRVAVDVIASSGTVAATIFTDAEGSFTAPSAPDGCRLRASLAGFRPASIDCRADAPVTLTLAVAPIAEQIVVSATRTEAPSGQVASAVTVFDAEEIERRQQPPLSDLLRQAPGTAVVRVGAPGSVTSLFVRGGESNYTKVLLDGIPLNEPGGAFNLSNITTGNLERVEFIRGANSAIYGSDAMTGVLQLFTRRGESRRPEARLSFEGGTFSTARGAAGVSGRTGRLDYSGEIAALTTDNEVPNNHFRNTTWSGSAGLRLGAGATLRVVGRAERGRTGVPGATAFGRADLDAFFRRRDTTTGVAFDQTAGALHHRASYGLAVSHQASTNLLLDPPYVPSFEGRTAPFAFADFSYDSRTDLKRHHASYQADATTSSERRGTHVDTALIEWDGERADLRDAMAGTNVPASRDNVGVTLQHQALWPRVFVTAGVRFEHNDSFGGAAVPRVSAAWYARRGGRAFGVTRLSASAGKGIKEPTLLQSFSPSPFFEGNPDLRPERTRSYEAGVEQRLAADRVRLTATWFDNRYRDIISLLTDTATFHARYFNIGLTTARGAELSGDVVLARGLRGHAGYTFTGSEIVESTSPSPVFRQGSRAFRRPRHSGFAGVAWTGARGSIDLSGSFAGRRVDSDFASLVPALLENGGYAAVDVRGSLRVSRSLTFTAAIDNLTGSDRMEPLGYPVLGRAVRAGIRARF; this is translated from the coding sequence ATGCACGCCGTAAGGAGGCCCGCAGTGTCCGCTCTATCCGCGCTCGTCGTCTCGCTTTCCGTCTCACTGTTCTTCCCCGCCGCCCAATCCCCGATCCCTAGTCCCCGATCCCCGATCCCTAGTCCCCAATCCCCGATCTCGGGCGTCGTCGTCGACGATGCGGGACGGCCGGTGCCTCGGGTGGCCGTCGACGTCATCGCCTCCAGCGGCACGGTGGCCGCAACGATCTTCACCGACGCCGAGGGCAGCTTCACCGCCCCATCCGCGCCCGACGGCTGCCGCCTGCGCGCGTCGCTGGCCGGATTCCGCCCGGCATCGATCGACTGCCGTGCCGATGCGCCGGTCACGCTGACGCTCGCGGTCGCGCCGATCGCGGAGCAGATCGTCGTCTCGGCGACGCGCACGGAAGCGCCATCCGGCCAGGTCGCGTCCGCCGTCACGGTGTTCGACGCGGAAGAGATCGAGCGGCGGCAGCAGCCGCCGTTGTCGGATCTTCTGCGCCAGGCGCCGGGAACGGCGGTCGTCCGCGTCGGCGCTCCCGGATCGGTGACGTCGCTGTTCGTCCGCGGCGGCGAGAGCAACTACACCAAGGTGCTGCTGGACGGCATTCCGCTGAACGAGCCGGGCGGGGCGTTCAACCTGAGCAACATCACCACCGGGAACCTGGAGCGCGTCGAATTCATCCGCGGCGCGAATTCCGCCATCTACGGGTCCGACGCCATGACCGGCGTGCTGCAACTGTTCACGCGGCGCGGCGAGTCGCGGCGTCCGGAGGCGCGTCTGAGCTTCGAGGGGGGCACTTTCTCTACTGCCCGCGGCGCGGCGGGCGTATCCGGCAGGACCGGCCGCCTCGATTACTCGGGCGAGATCGCAGCGCTGACGACGGACAACGAGGTTCCGAACAATCACTTCCGCAACACGACGTGGTCGGGATCGGCGGGTCTGCGGCTCGGCGCCGGCGCGACGCTTCGCGTCGTCGGCCGCGCGGAACGCGGCCGTACCGGCGTGCCCGGCGCGACGGCGTTCGGACGCGCCGACCTCGACGCGTTCTTCCGGCGCCGCGACACGACGACAGGGGTCGCGTTCGACCAGACCGCCGGCGCGCTCCATCATCGCGCGTCGTACGGGCTCGCGGTCTCGCATCAGGCATCGACCAACCTGCTCCTCGACCCGCCGTACGTGCCGTCGTTCGAGGGGCGGACGGCGCCATTTGCATTCGCGGATTTCTCCTACGACAGCCGAACCGACCTGAAACGGCATCATGCGAGCTATCAGGCCGACGCGACCACCTCGAGTGAACGCCGCGGCACCCACGTCGACACGGCGCTCATCGAGTGGGATGGGGAGCGCGCCGACCTGCGCGACGCGATGGCGGGGACGAACGTACCGGCGTCGCGCGACAACGTGGGGGTCACGCTGCAGCACCAGGCCCTATGGCCGCGGGTGTTCGTCACCGCCGGCGTGCGCTTCGAGCACAACGACAGCTTCGGCGGCGCGGCGGTGCCGCGCGTGTCGGCGGCGTGGTACGCGCGCCGCGGCGGACGGGCGTTCGGCGTCACGCGTCTGAGCGCGAGCGCCGGCAAGGGCATCAAGGAGCCCACGCTGCTGCAGTCGTTCAGCCCGTCCCCGTTCTTCGAAGGCAACCCTGACCTGCGGCCGGAGCGGACCCGGTCCTACGAGGCGGGCGTCGAGCAGCGGCTGGCCGCGGATCGCGTGCGCCTCACCGCCACGTGGTTCGACAACCGGTATCGCGACATCATCTCGCTCCTCACCGATACGGCGACCTTCCATGCCCGGTATTTCAACATCGGCCTGACGACCGCGCGCGGCGCGGAATTGAGCGGCGACGTCGTGCTCGCCCGCGGCCTGCGCGGCCACGCCGGGTATACGTTCACCGGCTCGGAGATCGTCGAGAGCACCTCGCCGAGTCCCGTGTTCAGGCAAGGCAGCCGCGCGTTCCGGCGGCCGCGGCACTCCGGCTTCGCGGGCGTCGCGTGGACCGGCGCGCGCGGGTCGATCGATCTCTCCGGGTCGTTTGCCGGCCGCCGCGTCGACAGCGATTTCGCCTCGCTGGTGCCGGCCCTGCTGGAGAACGGCGGCTATGCCGCGGTCGACGTGCGCGGCTCGCTGCGCGTCTCCCGCTCGCTGACGTTCACCGCGGCCATCGACAATCTCACCGGCAGCGATCGGATGGAGCCGCTCGGCTACCCGGTGCTCGGGCGCGCTGTCCGCGCCGGCATCCGCGCGCGGTTCTGA
- the mqnE gene encoding aminofutalosine synthase MqnE yields MRARLAALGLDDIAGKLDAGVRLTFDDGVRLFACPDTLALGWLANREREKRHGARTYYNFNIRLEATNVCVASCLFCSFARLRPGDPGSYTMSLEQAWDKLRQRAGQPLTEVHVVNGLHPDLPFSYYTDMLRGFKRIRPEIHLKCFTAVEIAFFADLYGMTDEQVLRALQEAGLDSLPGGGAEIFAERVRRKICADKADADRYLSIHRLAHRLGMRTNVTMLYGHIETAEERIDHMLRTRALQDDTGGIQAFIPLAFHPDNNQMRKLPAPGAVETLRVHAVARLMLDNIPHVKAFWIATGVETAQLALWFGADDLDGTVQEEHIYHMAGSTTPEGMTTKAIRRLIRDAGRDPYERDTLYNVITGPDAELQVQAS; encoded by the coding sequence ATGCGTGCCCGTCTGGCTGCTCTGGGGCTCGATGACATCGCAGGCAAGCTCGACGCTGGCGTCCGGCTGACGTTCGACGACGGCGTCCGCCTGTTCGCCTGTCCGGACACGCTCGCCCTCGGCTGGCTCGCCAATCGCGAGCGCGAGAAGCGGCACGGCGCGCGCACCTATTACAACTTCAACATCCGCCTGGAAGCGACCAACGTCTGCGTCGCGAGCTGCCTCTTCTGCTCCTTTGCCCGTCTGCGCCCCGGCGATCCGGGCTCCTACACGATGTCCCTGGAGCAGGCCTGGGACAAGCTGCGGCAGCGAGCCGGCCAGCCGCTCACCGAGGTCCATGTCGTCAACGGGCTGCATCCGGATCTGCCCTTCTCCTACTACACGGACATGCTCCGCGGCTTCAAACGGATCCGCCCCGAGATCCACCTGAAGTGCTTCACCGCGGTGGAGATCGCGTTCTTCGCGGACCTCTACGGCATGACGGACGAGCAGGTGCTGCGCGCGCTGCAGGAGGCGGGGCTCGATTCGCTGCCCGGCGGCGGCGCGGAGATCTTCGCCGAGCGCGTGCGCCGGAAGATCTGCGCCGACAAGGCGGACGCCGATCGCTATCTCTCGATCCACCGGCTGGCGCACCGGCTCGGGATGCGCACGAACGTCACGATGCTTTACGGCCATATCGAGACCGCCGAAGAGCGCATCGATCACATGCTGCGGACGCGGGCGCTGCAGGACGACACCGGCGGGATCCAGGCGTTCATCCCGCTCGCCTTCCATCCCGACAACAACCAGATGCGAAAGCTGCCCGCGCCGGGGGCGGTGGAAACGCTGCGCGTCCACGCGGTGGCGCGGCTGATGCTGGACAACATCCCGCACGTCAAGGCGTTCTGGATCGCGACCGGAGTGGAAACGGCTCAGCTCGCGCTGTGGTTCGGCGCCGACGACCTCGACGGCACGGTGCAGGAAGAGCACATCTACCACATGGCGGGCTCCACGACGCCGGAAGGCATGACGACCAAGGCCATCCGCCGGCTCATCCGTGACGCCGGCCGCGATCCGTACGAGCGCGACACGCTTTACAACGTGATAACCGGGCCGGACGCGGAATTGCAGGTTCAGGCGTCGTAG
- the nadA gene encoding quinolinate synthase NadA, with protein sequence MDIRLLTQVEKESIGERQPLPEAYLRLSDDEMDARIIEAKRALGDRLVILGHHYQRDEVIKFADYTGDSLKLARAAATRHTAEYVVFCGVHFMAESADILRGPHQKVMLPDLAAGCSMADMAAEDQLAVAWRELAEMGVDVGAIVPVTYINSSAAIKAFVGEHGGVVCTSTNAANVMKWAWQRGETLMMLPDQHLGRNTAYKLGVPLDRMAVWDPHEVGGGLTPQEARGAKLLLWKGHCSVHTRFTVAQIEAFRKKHPGGKVIAHPECTFDVVQAADLSGSTEFIIETVKGSPKGSIWAVATEIHLVNRLANQVAPDRLVVTLDPFGCLCSTMFRVSPNHLLWVLEGLREGQIHNQIVVPDETRRWAKLALDRMLEIQ encoded by the coding sequence ATGGACATTCGACTCCTCACCCAGGTCGAGAAAGAGAGCATCGGCGAGCGGCAGCCGTTGCCGGAGGCGTACCTGCGCCTCTCGGACGACGAGATGGACGCGCGCATCATCGAGGCGAAGCGCGCGCTCGGCGACAGGCTGGTGATCCTCGGCCACCACTACCAGCGCGACGAGGTGATCAAGTTCGCCGATTACACCGGCGATTCGCTGAAGCTCGCCAGGGCCGCGGCGACGCGGCACACGGCCGAGTACGTGGTCTTCTGCGGCGTGCACTTCATGGCGGAGAGCGCCGACATCCTCCGCGGCCCGCATCAGAAGGTCATGCTGCCGGACCTCGCCGCCGGATGCTCGATGGCCGACATGGCCGCAGAGGATCAACTCGCCGTCGCCTGGCGCGAGCTGGCGGAGATGGGCGTCGACGTCGGCGCCATCGTCCCGGTCACTTACATCAATTCATCGGCGGCGATCAAAGCGTTCGTCGGCGAGCACGGCGGCGTCGTCTGCACGTCGACCAACGCGGCGAACGTGATGAAGTGGGCGTGGCAGCGCGGCGAGACGCTGATGATGCTCCCCGACCAGCATCTCGGGCGCAACACCGCCTACAAGCTCGGCGTGCCGCTGGACCGCATGGCGGTCTGGGATCCGCACGAAGTGGGCGGCGGCCTGACGCCGCAGGAGGCGCGCGGCGCGAAGCTCCTCCTGTGGAAGGGGCACTGCTCGGTCCACACCCGGTTCACGGTCGCGCAGATCGAGGCGTTCCGGAAGAAGCATCCCGGCGGGAAGGTGATCGCGCATCCGGAATGCACGTTCGACGTGGTGCAGGCGGCGGACCTGAGCGGATCGACCGAGTTCATCATCGAGACGGTGAAGGGGAGCCCGAAGGGCTCGATCTGGGCGGTCGCCACCGAGATTCACCTCGTGAACCGGCTGGCGAACCAGGTCGCGCCGGATCGGCTGGTCGTCACGCTCGATCCCTTCGGGTGCCTGTGCTCGACGATGTTCCGGGTGTCGCCGAACCACTTGTTGTGGGTCCTCGAAGGCCTGCGCGAGGGACAGATCCACAACCAGATCGTCGTGCCCGACGAGACCAGGCGATGGGCGAAGCTCGCCCTCGATCGCATGCTCGAGATTCAGTGA